From Carya illinoinensis cultivar Pawnee chromosome 5, C.illinoinensisPawnee_v1, whole genome shotgun sequence, one genomic window encodes:
- the LOC122311707 gene encoding uncharacterized protein LOC122311707: MKVATITKPVKILWGRLEKSMTISTMFYYCYSSKIKPAPHSSVFHPSSLRSISSPSFHLRPKSRNFISLNESSSFRGNSISIKTRSLCVVSASKSDNGSQESSFQGADSFFRSVLASMEKVYLNRNPTAKKILELVQSVDSNQICYDHLAFRTFGVNGYGIDSMAKIFLDFGYEPRDELRFPAKKLKALWFSPPSVPLPDGGSGTNGPLPRIFISELLVDQMSTQTQEIIRKYTDISSCGNEHAALASALGSLTWEKPLFSEFQQLARESEYAAWTLVNGYALNHATISTHQLKFHLRNIKNLNRFIEDNGFKLNSEGGVLKVSPDGLLLQSSTVADSVSFQFSDGITELVPCSYIEFAERLVLPQYKNIPEKEVKEFHRRDGFEVGNADKIFESTSKEQLTRRAA, encoded by the exons ATGAAGGTGGCCACAATTACAAAACCAGTGAAAATTTTGTGGGGTCGCTTGGAGAAATCCATGACAATTTCCACCATGTTCTACTACTGCTACTCATCGAAGATTAAACCGGCTCCTCACTCCTCGGTTTTCCATCCATCATCCCTCCGCTCTATCAGCTCTCCGTCCTTTCATCTCCGACCCAAATCTCGGAACTTCATTTCCCTCAATGAATCTTCTTCGTTCCGCGGAAATTCAATCTCCATTAAGACACGAAGTCTCTGCGTCGTTTCCGCCTCTAAATCGGACAATGGATCGCAAGAATCTTCCTTTCAG GGAGCCGATTCATTTTTTAGGAGCGTGCTGGCAAGCATGGAAAAGGTGTACTTAAACAGGAACCCCACggcaaaaaaaatattagagctTGTTCAATCTGTCGACAGCAACCAAATTTGCTATGATCATTTGGCATTTAGAACATTCGGG GTGAACGGCTATGGTATTGACTCCATGGCTAAAATTTTCCTTGATTTTGGCTATGAGCCACGGGACGAGTTGAGGTTTCCTGCAAAGAAATTGAAAGCGCTGTGGTTTTCTCCTCCCAGTGTTCCTCTTCCTGATGGTGGTAGTGGCACCAATGGGCCTTTGCCAAGAATTTTTATATCGGAGCTTCTTGTAGATCAGATGAGTACACAAACTCAG GAAATAATTAGGAAATACACTGATATATCCAGTTGTGGAAATGAGCATGCAGCTCTTGCAAGTGCTCTGGGATCTCTAACTTGGGAAAAACCTCTGTTTTCCGAGTTCCAACAATTGGCAAG GGAAAGTGAATATGCTGCTTGGACCCTTGTCAACGGGTATGCACTGAACCATGCTACTATTTCCACTCATCAGCTCaaatttcacttgagaaatataaaaaatctcaATCGGTTTATTGAAGACAATGGGTTCAAGTTAAATTCTGAAGGGGGCGTTCTGAAAG TGAGCCCCGATGGTCTTCTGCTGCAAAGTTCTACGGTAGCAGATTCGGTTTCTTTCCAGTTTTCTGATGGTATCACTGAATTAGTTCCCTGTTCATACATTGAGTTTGCGGAACGCCTGGTACTGcctcaatataaaaatatacctGAAAAAGAG GTTAAAGAGTTCCACAGGCGAGATGGATTTGAGGTTGGAAATGCTGACAAGATCTTTGAAAGCACATCCAAGGAGCAGCTGACTAGGAGAGCTGCATGA